A genomic window from Struthio camelus isolate bStrCam1 chromosome 2, bStrCam1.hap1, whole genome shotgun sequence includes:
- the NRN1 gene encoding neuritin, with protein sequence MGLKLNGRYISLILAVQIAHLVQAVRAAGRCDAVFRGFSDCLLRLGDNMANYPQDLDDKRNLQTICAYWDDFHACTLTALTDCQEGATDLWEKLRRESKNLDFQGSLFELCGGSSGSASSLLPPALPVLLAALWAALVTWLPF encoded by the exons ATGGGACTTAAGTTGAACGGCAGATATATTTCTCTGATCCTTGCTGTACAGATAG CGCACCTGGTGCAGGCGGTGAGAGCGGCGGGGCGGTGCGATGCGGTCTTTAGGGGCTTCTCGGACTGTTTGCTGCGGCTGGGCGATAACATGGCCAACTACCCGCAGGACCTGGACGACAAGAGAAATCTCCAAACGATCTGCGC ATACTGGGATGATTTCCACGCCTGCACCCTCACAGCTCTCACCGATTGCCAGGAAGGAGCGACAGACCTTTGGGAGAAATTGAGACGGGAGTCCAAAAACCTCGATTTCCAAGGCAGCTTATTTGAACTGTGCGGAGGCAGCAGCGGCTCGGCATCCTCTCTCCTCCCGCCGGCTTTGCCCGTGCTCCTGGCGGCTCTGTGGGCCGCGCTAGTGACCTGGCTGCCTTTCTAG